A segment of the Rattus rattus isolate New Zealand chromosome 4, Rrattus_CSIRO_v1, whole genome shotgun sequence genome:
GAAGTGCACATAGATAGTATAGTGCAGACTGGGAagtacatatagatagatatagtgcAGACTGGGAAGTGCATATAGATAGTATAGTGCAGACTGGGAAGTGCATATAGATAGTATAGTGCAGACTGGGAAGTGCATATAGATAGTATAGTGCAGACTAGGAAGtgcatatagatagatatagtgcAGACTGGGAAGTGCATATAGATAGTATAGTGCATATAGATAGTATAGTGCAGACTGGGGAAGtgcatatagatagatatagtgcAGACTGGGAAGTGCATATAGATAGTATAGTGCAGACTGGGAAGTGCATATAGATAGTATAGTGCAGACTGGGAAGTGCATATAGATAGTATAGTGCAGACTCAGAAGTGCATATAGATAGTATAGTGCAGACATATAGATAGTATAGTGCAGGAAGTGCATATAGATAGTATAGTGCAGACTGGGAAGTGCATATAGATAGTATAGTGCAGACTGGGAAGTGCATATAGATAGTATAGTGCAGACTGGGAAGCACTGTAGATGCTGACCTCTGCTCCTGGCCCCACTGGTTTCGTGGAAATGGGCTCTTACTACTTCCTGTCCTGTGTATTCTGCCCGTGTTCTCCCTTTACATACTGTGGTCTTTCTTACCATCGTCCTGAGAAGACAGTGAGTTGTCCCTGTGTGACTCCGTTCTCACTTCCTGCATCAACCACACAGATGAAGTTCTCCCTTGGTTTGTCGTTGTAGTTTTCATCTTGTTTGGGCTTCACTTGCTTTTAAGGTAATTGAACTTTCTTTAGTAAAACAGTTTAATGATACTGAAGTAAATGATCAGAAAGCAAGGAGGCCTCCTCTTTCCAACAGTTTCCCATCTTGCATTGATACAAAGCGACTGCTCACATAGGGGAAACAACATGGACATTACTGCAGGCCGTGTGCACTGGGGTCCGTCTGCATGCTGCATATTACACTGTGGGTTTTGGCAAATGCATAAGGTCATGTATTTACTACTGCAGTGTCACACAGGACTGTGCACTGCCCTACACGTCACTGTGTCCCACCTCCCACAACGTCTGACCCTAGCAACCGTGATCCTTTTTACCCACTTTCTGGCTTTACCTGTCCCAGAATCTCACATAGTTAGAGTCGTACAGTCTGTACATGAGGTTCTTATAAATCTTTTCATGACGACTGTCTGTGATGCGGGCTCACGTAGTTTACTTATGTGCTCACCTGCTTGCTGCCGGCTTGGGGCAGTAATGAGGCTGTTCAAGTGCTGTGTACGTGGGATGACTGTTGGTTGTGGTGTGTTGGGGAGGTATTGGTAGTACACTTAAACAGTAAAGACCATTTAGCCTTGTCGAGCTGCTGCAGAGGTCATTTTGTGGGATGGGAATGTTTTTGTACAGGTTTCCTCCcctactgtatttttattttattttcaaatatataagtttttattttatgtgtatgtgtgctttggctgcctgtatgtatgtgtatcatgtgagcgcctggtgcccaaggaggtcaaaGATGGTGGCAGATCCTGGGAACTCAAGTATGGATGACTGTGAGCACCGTgcagtgctaggaactgagcccaggtccacTACAAAAGCAGCCATTGCTCCtggctgctgagctgtctctccaacgtCACCAAAGCGATAAAATATAGAGGGCACAATTCACCACTTAACCTCAATTGCAGAACTGAGTTTCGGCTCTGGGGAGATTGGTTATAGTAACTGTGCTGGTTGAGTGTCCCGCTCTGAAAACCTGAAACTAAAGCTTTAATTCTCAGACTCTTCTGAACTGTTCAAGCTGAGGTTGAGGAGGACAGAAAAATTAGGGGTGGGACCATCATGAACGTTTGTACAATTTTGTCCATTTTTTAAGGCATAGGCAATATATAAAGACTGTAAGTTGGGGGAGTTACCCATCATGATTCTCCTTTCCTAGGTATTTCAGCCTAGACCTGAAGATCATGAAAAATACGGTGGAGACCCCCAAAACCCCCATAAACTGCACATTGTTACAAGAATAAGAAGCACAAAGAGGCGTCCATACTGGGAGAAAGATACGATCAAGATGCTGGGACTGCAGAAGGTACACAGCGATCCTGGTCGCTCTCAGAGTCTCATCGACTGCAGGCTTATACTTTAAAACCCACACTGTGTGCATTTGCTATCGCTTATGTTTAAATGTGTCATGTAGTGTGACCTTTTTATAAGTTAGTATACAGAGGATGATCCTTCAATGTGATGTTTTCCGGAAATGGTACCACTGCCTTTTACGTTGATCTGTGACCTTGCTCCCCTTGTCCTAGGCACACAGCCCTCAGATCCACAAGAACATCCCGTCAGTGAATGCAAAGCTAAAAGTGGTTAAACACTTGATACGCATCCAGCCCCTGAAGCTGCCACAGGGACTTCCCACAGAAGAGACCATGTCCAGCACGTGCCTCAAGAGCACTGGGGAGTTGGTGGTGCAGTGGCATCTGAAGCCTGTGGAGCAGGAAGCAAAGTCCTGAGGCCGCACAGATTCAGGCACAGATGGACTTCCTGAGGAAACCGTTCTCATTAAAGTGTGTTAATCCAGTCACTTCCGCTGATGAAGTCCTGATGTTATCACTTGGTTCAgtactctccctttctcccctaagaATTTTACTCCTCAGAGGGCAAGATCAACATTTAATAGCTCCCATTAGGCCCCTAACACTAACAGTTGTCATTGTCTCCTTGGAGAAACTATTGTCTTCTTTAACTGCTTCCTCACTGAATTCTATAGATGCGAGAGGCTATGTACTAGTCAGTCGAAAGCTTGGTAGCTTATTGGGCAAGGAGGTTTATCTTGGTTCTAAGCTCTGAGGAGTCCAAGCAAGGGCAGCATATCTCCTGAGGGCCTCCTGTAGGATCCCCTATGTATCATGTCATACATGATAGGGGATGCCACACAGTTTTTATGTCAGTGGCGGAAGAGGTCATAGGTAAGATTGGTGTGGTGTGCCCGCCTTAATCCTGGCAgtccagaggtagaggcaagtggataccttatgaattcaaggccatggtctacatattgagttctaagccagccaagactatgtagtgagaccctctctcaaacaaaacccaagagacCAGTTTTGGCTTCATGTAATGATCCCTTTGCTGCAAAGGGAGTATCTTTGATTTTGAGTGAGAGCTACACTTAGCTATGGTAGGGATACGTGCTGGAATGGAGTTAGAAATTATAGAGATCTAGTAGTATGGTTGCAGAAAGTCCCCTGGGGCCCATAAGACCTCACTAGCCGTCAGTACTTGGTTAgatttctagtaccaggcatgagtcCCTGCAGTGAGGTggtcagcccactgtgggagttCAGCCCCAGGCAGTGCACCCACAGCACAACTGCTCATGAGGGTCACAGAACCTCTTGGAAGTGGGGCAGAAAGACAATAAGAGCAGGAAGACCGAGAAGCTGCTGTGAGATGTTGTCCCAGAGGTACTAGAGAAGCCACATCCATAATACCTCAGCAGTGTCTCGCTGTCCGCGCAGCACCTAAACAATAGCACCAGTAGACAGGCTAATGGGAAGGGGGAGATCCCAGGGGTGCGCAGGTGTCCCTCCCCTAGACAGCTGCAGCAACTGACGACTACTGTGACAGACTTCTCCCCTCAGCAGCCCCTAGTGGGTTACCCAATACaaagtgctcagccctaaagTCATAAACTCAGAAGCAGCACCAAACAGACTCAGCAGGTCATACGTAAACACACGCACGCCTTTATTTCCCTGTATATATCTGTGTAACATAAAGGCTATTGATTCAAGAGGGGAGACACAGGAGGGGTCAGAGAGAGACTTGATGTCCATAAAAGGAGGGGGTGGAGCTAAAAGTTTCtgagatggaaggaggaagaagggagagacagatggaggATGGAGAGACAAGATGGGACCAGAAGAAAAAGATGGAGCTGCCCCACGTGGTCTGGAGAAGCCGCAAGTAGCTAGAGGTTTCATAGATGGGCAATAAAATAATGTAGGTACATGTGTCCAATTTAGGTGTGCAACTTGTATTTCTATCAACTGATTTTGTGTTCTTCGCATGGGCATTTCAGGTAGAAGGTTTACCCTTCTAACTCGGGCTGGTATCTCACAAGTCTCCAGTGTTACCATTTTACAGGACCGAGGGAATTGAGTGAGCAGTAGCTGGGGGTGGTTCCATGACCAAGATCTACGGAGGACAGCAGAGAAACGGTGTTAGGCCCAACCACTTCAGCAGAGGCTCTAAGAGTGTGGCCCGCCAGGTCCTCCAAGCCCTGGAGGGACTGAAAATGGTGGAAAAGGACCAAGATGGGGGCCGCAAGCTAACacctcagggacagagagatCTGGATAGGATCGCCGGACAGGTGGCAGCTGTCAACAAGAAGCATTAGAACAAAGGATGCTGGGTTAATAAATTGCctcattcataaaaaaataataagcacACATTAGATTATTCATGTGTTCCTAGTAAGCATGAGACAGGAGTTgagaaaaattggaaaagaagaaaattcagggGAATTCCAGAAGCTGACAAACTAACCGAATCACTAGGTTTTCGTGTTCAGCTTCAGGAACAAGGGACTAGTGGGAGTAGGAAGGGATTTTGACCACGCAACTAATGACAAGCCTGGGTACCCTTCCTGAGGGTGAAGTAAGCAGGAAGGAAGCCTGCTGTTTTTCTATTCCTTATAGAATTGTAATAAAGAGTCgtattgagggctggagagatggctcagtggttaagagcactgactgctcttccagaggtcc
Coding sequences within it:
- the Mrpl30 gene encoding 39S ribosomal protein L30, mitochondrial, whose product is MAGVLRSVFQRPPGRLQTVKKGAESLIGTEWIRHKFTRSRIPDKVFQPRPEDHEKYGGDPQNPHKLHIVTRIRSTKRRPYWEKDTIKMLGLQKAHSPQIHKNIPSVNAKLKVVKHLIRIQPLKLPQGLPTEETMSSTCLKSTGELVVQWHLKPVEQEAKS